GCATGGCGCTCGCCAAGAAGAGGGCCAAACAGCTACAGCAAGAAGAAGAGGCGACCTGGTCGCGTCTACGCACCTCCGGCGATCCACGACTTAGGAGACACACTGGCAGGGGAAGTCGCTAATGCGGGTTTGCCTCGTCTGTGAGGGATCGTATCCGATTGCCGTTGGCGGAGTGGCCGAGTGGACACATCGTCTCATCCGACGCCTCCCGGAGGTAGAGTTCGTTCTCTGGACCGTGACCCCAACCGGGAGGGAAGAGGCGAAGTACGATCTTCCGCCCAATGTCGTGGCCTGGAAGAGGGTGAGCCTGGAAGGGGAACCCCCGCCGGAGCTCCCCGCAGTGGGAGACCGTATCGAGGTCTGGAACGAGATCACCCGCTTTCATCTGGAAATGCTGGACCATCGAATGAGCCGGTTCGCACGGGTGCAGGAGCTGGTGAGCGGCCCTCGGCGCCGCTTGAACCTGCACCATCTGGTGCGGGACGAGCAGAGCTGGCGCCTGCTCTCGTTTTTCCACCAGTCCAACGATGCCGTCCACCCATTCTCGGAGTATTACTGGGGCTGGTACGCCACCCACGTACCGATGCTCAAGCTCCTCGAGGAGCCGGTTCCCCAAGCCGATGTGTACCACGCCACCTGTACCGGCTATGCAGGCTTCCTTGCCAGTCTCGCCAAGCTTCGAACGGGGCGCCCGATGCTCCTTACCGAGCACGGGATCTACGTCAGAGAGCGGGAAATCGAGATCTACAGCGGGGAGACGGTCAAGGGCTATCAGAAGCAGATGTGGAGCAACCTGTTCCGCAGCCTCGCACGGATCTGCTACGACCAGGCGGATC
This genomic stretch from candidate division KSB1 bacterium harbors:
- the pelF gene encoding GT4 family glycosyltransferase PelF; amino-acid sequence: MRVCLVCEGSYPIAVGGVAEWTHRLIRRLPEVEFVLWTVTPTGREEAKYDLPPNVVAWKRVSLEGEPPPELPAVGDRIEVWNEITRFHLEMLDHRMSRFARVQELVSGPRRRLNLHHLVRDEQSWRLLSFFHQSNDAVHPFSEYYWGWYATHVPMLKLLEEPVPQADVYHATCTGYAGFLASLAKLRTGRPMLLTEHGIYVREREIEIYSGETVKGYQKQMWSNLFRSLARICYDQADLIISLSERNRNHQLSLGAAPEKTRVIPNGIEVENFHGLRQADRIPVPQIGLVGRVVPVKDVRTFIMAARILKNRFPTARFWVVGPTDEDPVYFERCRDLVNQLELADCLDFLGRQDVRTVYPSLDLLMLTSLKEEQPLVLIEAMCAGIPVVATDVGDVRDLLAPEWPVVPPKDPEALAKAASEVLSNPEQSRRLAEQARQRALQRYNIHKLIEEYGSLYRRLAAA